From Camelina sativa cultivar DH55 chromosome 20, Cs, whole genome shotgun sequence, the proteins below share one genomic window:
- the LOC104772826 gene encoding O-acyltransferase WSD1: MHMEEEGRMKNEEEEPLSPMARLFQSPDTGMCNIINIGFKSKMNPDVVLHALRHNVYKHPRFCSKLSENGAKWIETDVNVEDHVIVPSIDPEEICDGGQSYVDDYISRLTMIPLDRSRPLWDIHILNVKTLDAKAVGIIRFNHALGDGMSFFSLVLACTHKTSNPDMLPTAIPSVKRRSTVSHRLKKNDWFLRAIFTIGSTLRLIWNTIVDMFLLFATMFFLKDTETPLKGRANVRSNPKRCYHRNISLDDIKLIKNAMNMTINDVLLGITQAALSSYINRQYEQQDKNNEEDGALLTSYPNSLPDGIRFRAGCTVNLRPDIGKPSMIGPFDEAPVAALLDLSFGWDRVPSRFNLGQ, encoded by the exons atgCACATGGAAGAGGAAGGGAGAATGAAgaatgaggaggaggagccaCTCAGCCCGATGGCGCGTCTATTCCAATCGCCAGACACAGGCATGTGTAACATCATCAACATTGGGTTCAAAAGCAAAATGAACCCCgatgttgttcttcatgcttTGAGGCACAATGTCTACAAGCATCCTCGTTTCTGCAGCAAACTG TCTGAAAATGGTGCAAAATGGATCGAGACCGACGTCAACGTAGAAGATCATGTAATTGTACCGTCCATAGATCCAGAAGAGATATGTGATGGTGGACAAAGCTACGTCGATGACTATATCTCACGTCTCACAATGATTCCTCTAGATAGATCACGGCCTTTGTGGGACATTCACATCCTTAACGTCAAAACCTTGGATGCTAAAGCAGTTGGTATAATAAGATTTAACCATGCGTTGGGAGATGGAATGTCCTTCTTTTCCCTCGTGCTCGCATGTACCCACAAAACATCAAATCCAGACATGTTGCCTACTGCTATTCCTTCTGTGAAACGGCGAAGCACTGTGTCGCAtagacttaaaaaaaatgacTGGTTCTTACGGGCAATATTCACCATTGGTTCTACATTGAGACTGATATGGAATACAATCGTAGATATGTTCTTGCTATTTGcgacaatgttttttttgaagGATACAGAAACGCCACTGAAAGGCCGTGCGAATGTCAGGAGCAATCCAAAGAGATGTTATCACCGAAATATCTCTCTCGATGACATTAAACTTATCAAAAATGCTATGAACATG ACCATCAATGATGTTCTACTCGGAATTACACAAGCTGCTCTTTCTAGCTATATTAACCGACAATATG AACAACAAGACAAGAATAATGAGGAGGATGGCGCATTATTGACTTCATATCCGAACAGTCTTCCAGATGGAATACGATTCCGTGCAGGTTGTACAGTAAATCTAAGGCCGGACATCGG
- the LOC104771692 gene encoding uncharacterized protein LOC104771692 isoform X1, whose amino-acid sequence MENLIFQQLGSCPLPIKTSEIGSAPFKTKCASAMAISIANEKSDYATTTTSFRNFVSQKPDSQFPAKSGRYHLYISYACPWASRCLAVLKLKGLEKAISFSSVQPVWRKTKESDDHMGWVFPDSDTEVLGAATDRLNGAKTIRELYDIASLNYTGKYTVPILWDKKLKTIVNNESSEILQMFNTEFNHVADNPSLDLHPPSLQTIVDDTNAWIHEDINNGVYKCGFATNQETYDVAVKQLFHALDKCEEILRKQRFLCGNTLTEPDIRLFVTLIRFDEVYAVIFKCDKRLVREYYNLFNYTKDIYQIAGISSTLKMDHIKQYYYGSFPSLNPLEIIPDGPDIDYSLPHDRHRFSSGTPLRRGNARHEFEQASLVCELSLVLLEIFSKLF is encoded by the exons ATGGAGAACCTAATATTTCAACAGCTCGGCTCGTGTCCCTTACCGATAAAAACATCAGAAATCGGTTCAGCTCCATTCAAAACCAAG TGTGCATCAGCAATGGCTATCTCAATAGCTAACGAGAAGTCAGATTATGCTACAACCACAACGTCATTCCGCaactttgtttcacaaaaaccTGATTCACAGTTTCCAGCAAAATCAGGAAGATACCATCTTTACATATCTTACGCTTGTCCATGGGCTTCAAGATGTCTTGCGGTCTTGAAACTTAAAGGGCTTGAAAAAGCAATAAGCTTTTCG TCTGTCCAACCAGTTTGgagaaaaaccaaagaaagCGACGACCATATGGGATGGGTTTTTCCAGATTCAGATACAGAGGTTCTTGGAGCTGCTACTGATCGTCTTAATGGTGCGAAAACCATAAGAGAACTTTATGATATCGCTAGCTTGAACTACACGGGCAAATACACTGTTCCT ATTCTTTGGGATAAGAAGCTTAAGACTATAGTTAACAATGAGAGCTCTGAGATACTCCAAATGTTCAATACGGAGTTCAATCATGTTGCAGATAACCCTTCTCTTGATCTTCACCCTCCCAGTCTCCAAACCATTGTCGATGACACTAACGCATGGATTCACGAAGACATAAATAACGGTGTTTATAAATGCGGGTTTGCTACAAATCAAGAAACCTATGATGTG GCAGTGAAACAATTGTTTCATGCATTGGACAAATGCGAAgaaatactcagaaaacaacGGTTTCTTTGTGGAAACACTTTGACTGAACCAGATATCCGATTATTCGTCACTCTCATAAGATTTGACGAG GTTTACGCGGTGATCTTCAAATGCGATAAAAGACTTGTAAGAGAGTATTATAATCTCTTTAACTACACAAAAGATATCTACCAAATCGCGGGAATAAGCAGTACACTAAAGATGGATCATATAAAGCAATATTACTATGGAAGCtttccttctttaaaccctCTTGAGATCATCCCTGATGGACCAGACATTGATTACTCTTTGCCTCATGATCGACACAGATTCTCTTCAGGAACACCGTTAAGACGTGGTAATGCAAGACATGAGTTTGAGCAAGCAAGTCTTGTTTGTGAATTGTCTTTGGTATTACTTGAAATTTTCAGTAAGCTTTTTTAA
- the LOC104771692 gene encoding uncharacterized protein LOC104771692 isoform X2, giving the protein MAISIANEKSDYATTTTSFRNFVSQKPDSQFPAKSGRYHLYISYACPWASRCLAVLKLKGLEKAISFSSVQPVWRKTKESDDHMGWVFPDSDTEVLGAATDRLNGAKTIRELYDIASLNYTGKYTVPILWDKKLKTIVNNESSEILQMFNTEFNHVADNPSLDLHPPSLQTIVDDTNAWIHEDINNGVYKCGFATNQETYDVAVKQLFHALDKCEEILRKQRFLCGNTLTEPDIRLFVTLIRFDEVYAVIFKCDKRLVREYYNLFNYTKDIYQIAGISSTLKMDHIKQYYYGSFPSLNPLEIIPDGPDIDYSLPHDRHRFSSGTPLRRGNARHEFEQASLVCELSLVLLEIFSKLF; this is encoded by the exons ATGGCTATCTCAATAGCTAACGAGAAGTCAGATTATGCTACAACCACAACGTCATTCCGCaactttgtttcacaaaaaccTGATTCACAGTTTCCAGCAAAATCAGGAAGATACCATCTTTACATATCTTACGCTTGTCCATGGGCTTCAAGATGTCTTGCGGTCTTGAAACTTAAAGGGCTTGAAAAAGCAATAAGCTTTTCG TCTGTCCAACCAGTTTGgagaaaaaccaaagaaagCGACGACCATATGGGATGGGTTTTTCCAGATTCAGATACAGAGGTTCTTGGAGCTGCTACTGATCGTCTTAATGGTGCGAAAACCATAAGAGAACTTTATGATATCGCTAGCTTGAACTACACGGGCAAATACACTGTTCCT ATTCTTTGGGATAAGAAGCTTAAGACTATAGTTAACAATGAGAGCTCTGAGATACTCCAAATGTTCAATACGGAGTTCAATCATGTTGCAGATAACCCTTCTCTTGATCTTCACCCTCCCAGTCTCCAAACCATTGTCGATGACACTAACGCATGGATTCACGAAGACATAAATAACGGTGTTTATAAATGCGGGTTTGCTACAAATCAAGAAACCTATGATGTG GCAGTGAAACAATTGTTTCATGCATTGGACAAATGCGAAgaaatactcagaaaacaacGGTTTCTTTGTGGAAACACTTTGACTGAACCAGATATCCGATTATTCGTCACTCTCATAAGATTTGACGAG GTTTACGCGGTGATCTTCAAATGCGATAAAAGACTTGTAAGAGAGTATTATAATCTCTTTAACTACACAAAAGATATCTACCAAATCGCGGGAATAAGCAGTACACTAAAGATGGATCATATAAAGCAATATTACTATGGAAGCtttccttctttaaaccctCTTGAGATCATCCCTGATGGACCAGACATTGATTACTCTTTGCCTCATGATCGACACAGATTCTCTTCAGGAACACCGTTAAGACGTGGTAATGCAAGACATGAGTTTGAGCAAGCAAGTCTTGTTTGTGAATTGTCTTTGGTATTACTTGAAATTTTCAGTAAGCTTTTTTAA